The Phyllopteryx taeniolatus isolate TA_2022b chromosome 9, UOR_Ptae_1.2, whole genome shotgun sequence genome contains a region encoding:
- the ndrg3a gene encoding protein NDRG3a isoform X3, whose product MSAILDLDQIACSGNGVEHDIETPHGVLHVTMRGVPKGNRPIILTYHDIGLNHKSCFNTLFNYEDMQEITQHFAVVHVDAPGQQEGAPPFPSGYRYPTMDELAEMLPSVMTHLKVNSVIGIGVGAGAYVLSHFALNNPTLVEGLVLINIDPCAEGWIDWAASKLSGWTSNLVDIVMAHHFSSDELTENQELIQTYRLHIAQDINQDNLALFCGSYQYRQDLDIERPIVGLNEHTVNTLTCPALLVVGDTSPAVDAVVECNSRLNPTKTTLLKMADCGGLPQVVQPGKLAEAFKYFVQGMGYIPYVLLSHLSNESVPSAGMTRLARSRTASSSSTTSMDSSRSRHNLNSLLENNAPAALDCQAGPQTMEVSC is encoded by the exons GAGCATGACATTGAGACACCTCATGGCGTTCTTCATGTGACAATGAGAGGTGTTCCCAAGGGCAACAGACCCATCATCCTCACCTATCACGACATTGGCCTCAATC ACAAGTCATGCTTCAACACCCTGTTCAACTATGAGGACATGCAGGAGATCACACAGCACTTCGCCGTGGTCCACGTGGATGCACCTGGCCAGCAGGAGGGCGCACCCCCGTTCCCCAGCGG CTATCGCTATCCAACTATGGATGAGTTGGCTGAGATGCTGCCCTCTGTGATGACTCATCTTAA GGTCAACAGCGTTATCGGGATTGGCGTGGGAGCAGGCGCATACGTTCTCTCCCACTTTGCT CTGAACAATCCCACGCTGGTGGAGGGGCTGGTGCTCATCAATATCGACCCATGTGCTGAAGGTTGGATCGACTGGGCAGCTTCAAAA TTGTCTGGATGGACGAGTAACCTGGTTGATATTGTCATGGCTCATCATTTCAGCAGT GATGAGCTAACAGAGAACCAGGAGCTGATCCAGACTTACCGGTTACATATCGCCCAAGACATCAATCAAGACAACTTGGCCCTCTTCTGTGGCTCCTACCAATA TCGCCAGGACCTGGACATCGAACGGCCCATCGTAGGTTTGAATGAGCACACCGTCAACACACTAAC GTGCCCAGCTTTGCTGGTGGTTGGTGACACATCACCTGCTGTGGACGCTGTG GTGGAGTGCAATTCCAGGTTAAATCCAACAAAGACCACTCTGCTGAag ATGGCTGATTGTGGAGGCTTGCCCCAGGTTGTGCAG CCAGGGAAACTTGCTGAGGCCTTCAAGTACTTTGTCCAGGGAATGGGCTACA TTCCCTATGTCCTTCTCAGTCACCTGAGCAACGAATCAG TGCCGTCTGCAGGAATGACTCGCCTGGCTCGCTCACGCACCGCCTCTTCTTCAAGCACCACCTCTATGGACAGCAGTCGCAGCCGCCACAACTTGAACAGCCTGCTGGAGAACAACGCCCCTGCGGCGCTGGACTGCCAGGCCGGACCCCAGACTATGGAGGTGTCCTGCTAA
- the sla2a gene encoding src-like-adapter 2 isoform X1, translating into MGLCPSRCRSDLTVLENPPEPPSSVSDETMTVSLFDFLSFGGTELVMTIGERLSIISDDGNVLMVRSATTSREMYIPTNYTAKVTQRWLFTGISRLKAEELLMQPQNHIGGFLIRDSETNTDCFSLSVRWRVSVLYSHCVKHYLISQLQNGRVYVTPKRSFSSLKHLVEHYSESADGLCCRLNEPCFIQGLDVPRENRLVVSTAHRKPANNWKDISRSMILKRTITGSDNSMVSEGLREAMSSYLQLTEGNNHSWYT; encoded by the exons ATGGGGCTCTGCCCCTCCAGGTGCAGATCCGACCTGACAGTCTTAGAAAATCCACCAGAACCTCCTTCATCAG TCTCTGACGAGACCATGACTGTGTCCCTCTTCGACTTTCTATCATTTGGTGGCACTGAGTTGGTCATGACCATCGGGGAGAGACTCAGCATCATATCAGA TGATGGTAATGTTTTGATGGTAAGGTCCGCCACCACAAGCAGAGAGATGTACATTCCCACCAACTACACTGCCAAAGTGACACAAAG GTGGCTGTTCACAGGTATCAGCAGGCTCAAAGCAGAGGAGCTCCTCATGCAGCCACAAAACCACATTGGAGGCTTCTTGATACGAGATTCAGAAACAAACACAG ATTGCTTTTCTCTGTCTGTCCGTTGGCGAGTCAGTGTTTTGTACtcacattgtgttaaacactACCTCATCTCTCAACTCCAAAATGGCCGGGTCTACGTAACTCCAAAACGCTCCTTCTCCTCGCTAAAACACCTGGTGGAACACTATTCAG AGTCTGCAGACGGACTTTGCTGTCGGCTGAATGAGCCTTGCTTCATTCAGGGTTTAGACGTACCCAGAGAGAACAGGCTTGTCGTATCCACAGCGCACAGGAAGCCCGCTAACAACTGGAAGGACATCAGCAG ATCCATGATTCTCAAGAGGACGATTACAGGGTCTGACAACTCAATGGTCAGCGAGGGCCTGAGGGAGGCCATGAGCTCTTACCTCCAATTGACAGAAGGCAACAATCACAGTTGGTACACTTGA
- the ndrg3a gene encoding protein NDRG3a isoform X1: MIMDELQDVQLTEIKPLLTSKNARNFQDFDCQEHDIETPHGVLHVTMRGVPKGNRPIILTYHDIGLNHKSCFNTLFNYEDMQEITQHFAVVHVDAPGQQEGAPPFPSGYRYPTMDELAEMLPSVMTHLKVNSVIGIGVGAGAYVLSHFALNNPTLVEGLVLINIDPCAEGWIDWAASKLSGWTSNLVDIVMAHHFSSDELTENQELIQTYRLHIAQDINQDNLALFCGSYQYRQDLDIERPIVGLNEHTVNTLTCPALLVVGDTSPAVDAVVECNSRLNPTKTTLLKMADCGGLPQVVQPGKLAEAFKYFVQGMGYIPYVLLSHLSNESVPSAGMTRLARSRTASSSSTTSMDSSRSRHNLNSLLENNAPAALDCQAGPQTMEVSC, encoded by the exons GAGCATGACATTGAGACACCTCATGGCGTTCTTCATGTGACAATGAGAGGTGTTCCCAAGGGCAACAGACCCATCATCCTCACCTATCACGACATTGGCCTCAATC ACAAGTCATGCTTCAACACCCTGTTCAACTATGAGGACATGCAGGAGATCACACAGCACTTCGCCGTGGTCCACGTGGATGCACCTGGCCAGCAGGAGGGCGCACCCCCGTTCCCCAGCGG CTATCGCTATCCAACTATGGATGAGTTGGCTGAGATGCTGCCCTCTGTGATGACTCATCTTAA GGTCAACAGCGTTATCGGGATTGGCGTGGGAGCAGGCGCATACGTTCTCTCCCACTTTGCT CTGAACAATCCCACGCTGGTGGAGGGGCTGGTGCTCATCAATATCGACCCATGTGCTGAAGGTTGGATCGACTGGGCAGCTTCAAAA TTGTCTGGATGGACGAGTAACCTGGTTGATATTGTCATGGCTCATCATTTCAGCAGT GATGAGCTAACAGAGAACCAGGAGCTGATCCAGACTTACCGGTTACATATCGCCCAAGACATCAATCAAGACAACTTGGCCCTCTTCTGTGGCTCCTACCAATA TCGCCAGGACCTGGACATCGAACGGCCCATCGTAGGTTTGAATGAGCACACCGTCAACACACTAAC GTGCCCAGCTTTGCTGGTGGTTGGTGACACATCACCTGCTGTGGACGCTGTG GTGGAGTGCAATTCCAGGTTAAATCCAACAAAGACCACTCTGCTGAag ATGGCTGATTGTGGAGGCTTGCCCCAGGTTGTGCAG CCAGGGAAACTTGCTGAGGCCTTCAAGTACTTTGTCCAGGGAATGGGCTACA TTCCCTATGTCCTTCTCAGTCACCTGAGCAACGAATCAG TGCCGTCTGCAGGAATGACTCGCCTGGCTCGCTCACGCACCGCCTCTTCTTCAAGCACCACCTCTATGGACAGCAGTCGCAGCCGCCACAACTTGAACAGCCTGCTGGAGAACAACGCCCCTGCGGCGCTGGACTGCCAGGCCGGACCCCAGACTATGGAGGTGTCCTGCTAA
- the ndrg3a gene encoding protein NDRG3a isoform X2 encodes MIMDELQDVQLTEIKPLLTSKNARNFQDFDCQEHDIETPHGVLHVTMRGVPKGNRPIILTYHDIGLNHKSCFNTLFNYEDMQEITQHFAVVHVDAPGQQEGAPPFPSGYRYPTMDELAEMLPSVMTHLKVNSVIGIGVGAGAYVLSHFALNNPTLVEGLVLINIDPCAEGWIDWAASKLSGWTSNLVDIVMAHHFSSDELTENQELIQTYRLHIAQDINQDNLALFCGSYQYRQDLDIERPIVGLNEHTVNTLTCPALLVVGDTSPAVDAVVECNSRLNPTKTTLLKMADCGGLPQVVQPGKLAEAFKYFVQGMGYMPSAGMTRLARSRTASSSSTTSMDSSRSRHNLNSLLENNAPAALDCQAGPQTMEVSC; translated from the exons GAGCATGACATTGAGACACCTCATGGCGTTCTTCATGTGACAATGAGAGGTGTTCCCAAGGGCAACAGACCCATCATCCTCACCTATCACGACATTGGCCTCAATC ACAAGTCATGCTTCAACACCCTGTTCAACTATGAGGACATGCAGGAGATCACACAGCACTTCGCCGTGGTCCACGTGGATGCACCTGGCCAGCAGGAGGGCGCACCCCCGTTCCCCAGCGG CTATCGCTATCCAACTATGGATGAGTTGGCTGAGATGCTGCCCTCTGTGATGACTCATCTTAA GGTCAACAGCGTTATCGGGATTGGCGTGGGAGCAGGCGCATACGTTCTCTCCCACTTTGCT CTGAACAATCCCACGCTGGTGGAGGGGCTGGTGCTCATCAATATCGACCCATGTGCTGAAGGTTGGATCGACTGGGCAGCTTCAAAA TTGTCTGGATGGACGAGTAACCTGGTTGATATTGTCATGGCTCATCATTTCAGCAGT GATGAGCTAACAGAGAACCAGGAGCTGATCCAGACTTACCGGTTACATATCGCCCAAGACATCAATCAAGACAACTTGGCCCTCTTCTGTGGCTCCTACCAATA TCGCCAGGACCTGGACATCGAACGGCCCATCGTAGGTTTGAATGAGCACACCGTCAACACACTAAC GTGCCCAGCTTTGCTGGTGGTTGGTGACACATCACCTGCTGTGGACGCTGTG GTGGAGTGCAATTCCAGGTTAAATCCAACAAAGACCACTCTGCTGAag ATGGCTGATTGTGGAGGCTTGCCCCAGGTTGTGCAG CCAGGGAAACTTGCTGAGGCCTTCAAGTACTTTGTCCAGGGAATGGGCTACA TGCCGTCTGCAGGAATGACTCGCCTGGCTCGCTCACGCACCGCCTCTTCTTCAAGCACCACCTCTATGGACAGCAGTCGCAGCCGCCACAACTTGAACAGCCTGCTGGAGAACAACGCCCCTGCGGCGCTGGACTGCCAGGCCGGACCCCAGACTATGGAGGTGTCCTGCTAA
- the sla2a gene encoding src-like-adapter 2 isoform X2, which translates to MGLCPSRCRSDLTVLENPPEPPSSVSDETMTVSLFDFLSFGGTELVMTIGERLSIISESATTSREMYIPTNYTAKVTQRWLFTGISRLKAEELLMQPQNHIGGFLIRDSETNTDCFSLSVRWRVSVLYSHCVKHYLISQLQNGRVYVTPKRSFSSLKHLVEHYSESADGLCCRLNEPCFIQGLDVPRENRLVVSTAHRKPANNWKDISRSMILKRTITGSDNSMVSEGLREAMSSYLQLTEGNNHSWYT; encoded by the exons ATGGGGCTCTGCCCCTCCAGGTGCAGATCCGACCTGACAGTCTTAGAAAATCCACCAGAACCTCCTTCATCAG TCTCTGACGAGACCATGACTGTGTCCCTCTTCGACTTTCTATCATTTGGTGGCACTGAGTTGGTCATGACCATCGGGGAGAGACTCAGCATCATATCAGA GTCCGCCACCACAAGCAGAGAGATGTACATTCCCACCAACTACACTGCCAAAGTGACACAAAG GTGGCTGTTCACAGGTATCAGCAGGCTCAAAGCAGAGGAGCTCCTCATGCAGCCACAAAACCACATTGGAGGCTTCTTGATACGAGATTCAGAAACAAACACAG ATTGCTTTTCTCTGTCTGTCCGTTGGCGAGTCAGTGTTTTGTACtcacattgtgttaaacactACCTCATCTCTCAACTCCAAAATGGCCGGGTCTACGTAACTCCAAAACGCTCCTTCTCCTCGCTAAAACACCTGGTGGAACACTATTCAG AGTCTGCAGACGGACTTTGCTGTCGGCTGAATGAGCCTTGCTTCATTCAGGGTTTAGACGTACCCAGAGAGAACAGGCTTGTCGTATCCACAGCGCACAGGAAGCCCGCTAACAACTGGAAGGACATCAGCAG ATCCATGATTCTCAAGAGGACGATTACAGGGTCTGACAACTCAATGGTCAGCGAGGGCCTGAGGGAGGCCATGAGCTCTTACCTCCAATTGACAGAAGGCAACAATCACAGTTGGTACACTTGA